A window of Nocardia arthritidis genomic DNA:
GAACCCGAGCACCGGATGACTGCCGTTCCCGACCGCGGCCGCCGCGACCGTGAGCGCCTCCACCGCCGCCCCGATACCGAACTGCTGCTCCCGATATCCGCACATGCCACGGCCCGCGGCTCGAAAGTCGGTGGGCGCGACGGGATGTACGGTGAACGCCGCCAATTCGATATTGACCGTGTCGGCGAACAGCGCCCGCTGCAGGTCGGCGGCCGTAGCGCCGCCGTCTCCGACAGCGACCAGGCGGCCGTCCTCGTAGCGGTACCACCCCGCGGGCACCTCGGCGACCCGATGTACCGCGCAGAACAGGTGAATATCCGTGCCGAGCACACCATCCGCGCAGGCCCGCAGTTGACCCACCGCGCCGGCCGCCGACGCGAGCACGGTGGCCAGATCCACGGCGGTGACGGTGGCGCCGGTGAAGAGCCGTCCATTGGATCGCCTGTGGCGCAATACATCCGGATCCAGCAGATCGACGGGCATCGGTTCCGGTAGCGCGATTTCCCGACCCGAAATCGCAGACATCATCGGGCCGGGTATATACCGTCCACCGGATACCGTCGGCTTGGCGGCCGCGTTCCAGGCATCGAACAGCGCCGATCGTTTCATCACCCGGGAGCGTTCGATAACTGTTGGTACACACGCTGATTCGGATGGCGCATGCGAATCGCCAACGGAACCAGGGCGTCCCAGACCGAGCACCGCGACGCACAACTCCTCGGCCGGGTCCAGCCCCAGCATCGCGCCGACCAGGTCCGCGGAAAAGTCCGCCCGCACCTCGACCCGCCCGAAGACGGCGCTCGCCGATCGCACCAGGCGACCGAGCACGATACCGGTATCGACCGAACCCAGGCGGGCGGCGAAGTTGCCGTACTTGTAGAAGTTCTTCCAGAACCTGTTGCACAGCAACAACATCAGGGGTGGCAGGTCCGTGGGTTCGCCGATGGCCTTGCGGATTCCGTCGGCCCGCCCCAGGTGCACGAGCTCGTTCCGATACGCGTCGTAGTGGCTCACCTGACTCGCACCCGGCCACAGCACATACAGCTCCGTCGGATACATCGCCCCGCCGGAGGGTATCGATCGCCGCATCAGGTATCGAGATCCGTGATATTCCAAGGCCGCTCGGCCCGGTGCGGATGGCAACCCGCCCGTGGCGTCCACGCGGATCCGATTCACCGCGAGGCTGCCCGCGAGCACCCTCGCCAGCCCGGACGCCGGATCCAGCCGAATGCGCCGGGCGCCCGAGTAAACCTTGACCGGCCACGGTCCGTCGGCCCAATCCACTTGCCAGTCAGCCGGATTCGCCGATTGCGGATCGGTTCGCAGCCGCGAGACATAGTCGAACAATTCGTCCTGCCCGGTCACGGGAATGGATGGGGAACGCACCCGATCTCCTCTCCCTCGCCGCACTGACCGCGATAGGGAATGGCGGTCTCACCGGTGAGCCGGGGCAGCCCGCACACCCGGCGATTCAGGTAACCGAATGTCATCGGCACGGTCCCGGGGACGAGCACCCGCACACAGGACAACCCGTTGCGCCGCAACTCCGGCATGGTCTGATCCACCGCGAGCACGTCCAACCCGGCGGCCAGCATGCCCGAGAGCGCGGTATCCAGATCCGCGCACAGATCGGATTCGCCGGTCTGCAGCGTGCTCGCGATATCGCCGAGCGCGACCCGTTCCGCATCGCGGTCGAGCAGGAAGCCGTAGCGCGGGCGCGCCTCGGGCAGCGCGCCGACCAGCGGATGGTCGGCCATGGTGCGAATCAGCGTCGGATCGGCCAACATTCGAAGTCCATCGGCGCGCCGCCGCGGATAGCTGTGCGTCGTGGCCTGCACGCTGCCGATCAGCTCGTGTAAACCGCCGATGATCGCTTGAATCGGATCCGGATGCGCGCCCGAACCCGCGAGCACACGCGGACCATCCTGGTGGCTGTTCTCGGCAACCAGCCAGAAGCTCGGCATCCCGTACTCCATGGTGGATTGGAATGCGCGGAACCGGAATCCGGTGAACAGCTTGGCCTTTCGCAACAATTGCCCGAGCGTCCCGCCGACACCGTCGAGGTCGACTTCGGGCAGCGCCAGCCTGCGGTACCAGGTGAGCAGGAACGAATCCCGTTCCGCCACCTCACGCAGCCCGTGCAGGATCGCCTCCTCCGGTGAATTGCCGAGGGCACAGCCGTTGGAGGTGTCGTACATGAAGGAGATTTCCCCGTCATGCCGCGGACCCCAGAATGCCGCCCGCTCCGGAATCAGCACCGCCTGCTGTTTGCGGAACGAATAAGCCCAGACCCAGTCGACAACGGTGTCCGGACTGAATTCCTGGTAGCGAAACCCTTGTGCGGCATAGCTTTCCGCGGGGTGGGTGCCGAGTTCGGGCGGGTAGATCGCCTCGTCCGCGATATCGGCGTACGCGGCGCGCACCGGCGCCGTTCTGCCGCCGCGGAACATCCCGGCATAGCGCTCCAGCCCCTCCAGCACGGCGATCGTGCGGCTCGACCCGAAGGAATCGCCCCGGCCGATGGCGGGCTCACGGCGGCCCCATCGAGTAACCAATTCGACCGAACACGCGCCGATCGGGCTCTGCAGATCCTGCCGGAGTTCCTTGAACAAACCCAGTCCGCCGAACAGATATTCGCGCTCGATTACCCGCGCATCCAACTCCCTGGTGCGCAGCGCGCCCGGCGCGAGCTTCGGCAGCGGTGCGCCATGGAATTCCGGAATGGTGCCGGTGCCCGATTCACCGCAATTGGCACAGGTCGAATCGGGCAGCAGCAATTGCCGCTCCACCGTGCCCGTCAGACCGTCGATGACGATTACCTGGCCATCGACGAGATCCGGGTCGGCCAGGCACGCCCGCACCTGGAGTTCGACTATCCGCAGCAGGCCGGGCCCGAGCGTGCTCACGGTGAGGTCGCGCGCCGCGACCTCGGCGAAGGTGTCGCCGAGCAGATCCGGCCCGAACGACGAATTCGCCGTCCGCGTGACCAGACAGTGCGGGCATCCGGTATGGCCCGCCCGCCACACCGGTCCGACGTAAACGAATGAGCGCCAGGTCCCGACGAACAGCAGCGAGTGTTGCGCGGCAACGCATTCGAGAATGATGTCCTGATAGTCACCGATCCGGTTCAATTCGGCGACCAGCACTACGGATGAGCCGACCGACTCTTCGGAAAGCAGTTCGGCGAGGAATTCCGCGACGAAACCCTCCCCCACCACGGTCATCGTCCGGGCGGCGGTCACGGGGTCACCCCCGACACCGGAGCGGCGAACAGGTATCCATCGGCGCCGAGGAAGGGCAGTAGTTCCGACACATCCAGCACACCGGGATGACCGGTCAGCATGACGGCCGCTTCCTGCCAGTCGGCGACCGGTGGAGCGAGATGGGCGACCGTAGCACCGTTTTCCGCCACCGCGCGCAGTAAAGCGTTGTGCAGGGCGTGATCCGGATCCATCCCGACCCCCGCGGTGGCCTCGGAATCCGTGCCGCGCACCCACGCGCGCACCAGCCCATTCGAAACCTGCTCGTACGCGGCCGAATTCGGCGGCGTGCCGATATCGGCGAGGGTTTCGAGCAGATAGTCACGCACCGGGTGCTGCTCACCGGAAACCGGTTGCCAATCGAGCGAGCCGGGTGGCTCGGCATAGGCGGACGCGACACCCATCCGGTACCACGCCTCGGCCGCGGACCAACCGGCCCCGAAGACCCACCCCCGCGCCGGATGATCGGTGAGCTCGGCGATCCGGGATGCCTGCCATTCCAATGCGTACAGCACGGCCTGATTTCGCGCCTCACGCGCCGAAATAGCCTGGCAGTGAATCTCTTTCGTACGCGGATAGGCGGCCGTGGAGTCCGGATCGGCGACCGTGCAGCTGCTCGCCGAAAGCGGCAACTGACCCGCGTCCGCCTCGCCGACCGAATACAGCGGCCCGGTGATCGAATCGGTCCACCGGGTGGTGACCTCGACGATCCGGTCCGAAACCCCGATCAGCTCCACCGGATCGTCGGCCGCCGGAATGTCGAGGCGCACCGGTTCACCGCGCAGCGCGGCGACGTTCACCGGCCGCGCTGCCGTCATCCGGATATGGCGGCCGCACAGCGGATGCCTGCGGCCGGTATGCGTACGCACTACGGGCGCAAAGGGTTCCGCCGTGACAACGCTCCCGGCGCCGGTCGCGAGTTCGGCCAATTCCGCGAACAGCTGCTGAACCAGATGGAGTGCGCCGATGGTCGCGGGCGCGGGTGCGAGTGCGGCCGGACCGGAATCACCGACCGCCCGCGCGGCGATATTGCGGTGCAAGCATTCCCAACACCAGGAGTCGTCCGGGCTCGCGGGTGTGGCCGCCACGAAATCACCGCACCCCCCGAGCACGCCGACAGACTTTCCCGCGGCCCGCAGACCGGCCTGTAATGCCGCGATCTCCGCCGCATCGCCACGGTCCGTCGCCAGCAGCACCCACCGCGCGTCGCGAAATTTCGTCACCCGACTCAGCTCATCGAGTTGGAACGCGGATTCGATGGTCTCCCACTGGAATTGCGGATCCCTGGCAACCGCGTCACGCACGGTCTGCGCTATCTCCCGATCCGGCGTGAGGACGGCCACCTTCGCGATCCCGAAATCGGCCAGCGCACCGACCACACCGCGCAGCGCGACACCATCGCCCGCCACCGCGACGAGCTGTGATCGCACGCGCAACAAACGGCTCACCGGACGATCGCCGTGATGTTCGAGAAATGCGAGATGGGTGGCGTATCGCGTGCGCATCCAACCGGGTACCAGCTCCGGCTCGGCCTCGACCGCGCGGACGAAACCATTGCCCGCCAAGGTTTCCACCAGCTTCGTCACCGAACCGGCCGCACCATCGGAAAGTCCCGCACACAGATCGCCGACCGTGCAGGTGCCGTCCAGCCTGGCGAAAACCGCGGCCACCAGGTCATAGGCACCGCCGCCGCGAATCGTGAACGACCCGATGTTATTTCGCAGCCATACGCCGTCTTCGTGTCGTACGTAGAACGCGTCGGCCTTCACCTTGAACCGACGAGTATCGGTATTGATCATCAAAGTTTCCCGTTGTCGCTGTAGGCAGCACCGGCCGCGATCTCATCGATGCATTCGATCCGGGTCGGCCGCTGCGCCTCGGCCAATGCCGCACAATGCGCGTACACGTCTTCGTCGCTCACTCGACCGACCACCTTGGCGACCAAGCGTTCCAATCCGGCCGGGGTCCGCTCGACCAGCACCCTGGCGTCCACCACCCCGCGCAGCTCGAGCAGATGCCGTTCGATATCCCGCGGATACACCAGGACGCCCATGAATTTCTCGCCGCCATCGGCCCGCCCCTGTAAGCAGAGGTTTCCGTCACCGTCGAAGTGGCCGTAGTCGGTACCGCCGTTACCGGCGGTGAATTCCGCACCCGGGCGCCAGATGTATTCGCAGCAGTCCGGTCCGGCGACCCGGATCATGCCGATGCCATTCGGATCCGGATCGCTGATCCACACCGCCTTACCGGCGAGCGGCCGACCGACATGTTTGTTGTGGCCGGGTGCCCGATCCACCGAGATCGCGCCGGTTTCCGCCGTACCGTAGATATTGGCCACCGCGACACCGGAAAAGCGCTC
This region includes:
- a CDS encoding TOMM precursor leader peptide-binding protein; protein product: MTAARTMTVVGEGFVAEFLAELLSEESVGSSVVLVAELNRIGDYQDIILECVAAQHSLLFVGTWRSFVYVGPVWRAGHTGCPHCLVTRTANSSFGPDLLGDTFAEVAARDLTVSTLGPGLLRIVELQVRACLADPDLVDGQVIVIDGLTGTVERQLLLPDSTCANCGESGTGTIPEFHGAPLPKLAPGALRTRELDARVIEREYLFGGLGLFKELRQDLQSPIGACSVELVTRWGRREPAIGRGDSFGSSRTIAVLEGLERYAGMFRGGRTAPVRAAYADIADEAIYPPELGTHPAESYAAQGFRYQEFSPDTVVDWVWAYSFRKQQAVLIPERAAFWGPRHDGEISFMYDTSNGCALGNSPEEAILHGLREVAERDSFLLTWYRRLALPEVDLDGVGGTLGQLLRKAKLFTGFRFRAFQSTMEYGMPSFWLVAENSHQDGPRVLAGSGAHPDPIQAIIGGLHELIGSVQATTHSYPRRRADGLRMLADPTLIRTMADHPLVGALPEARPRYGFLLDRDAERVALGDIASTLQTGESDLCADLDTALSGMLAAGLDVLAVDQTMPELRRNGLSCVRVLVPGTVPMTFGYLNRRVCGLPRLTGETAIPYRGQCGEGEEIGCVPHPFP